In Solidesulfovibrio carbinoliphilus subsp. oakridgensis, the sequence CTGGCCGAGGCCTGCGCCCGCATGGGCTTTTGCCTGCTGCCCGATGCCACCGTCTCCAGCCTGACCGTGGCCGAGCGCCAGCAGCTGGAGCTGGCCCGGCTGTTCGACCGCGATGTCCGCCTGCTTATCCTCGACGAGCCGACCACCGGCATCTCCCCGGCCCAGAAAGAGGCCCTGTTCGACGTGCTGCGCCGGTTCGTGGCCGATGGCGACCGGATCGTGGCCCTGGTCACCCACAAGCTGACCGAGGCCCGGGAGCTGTGCGACAAGGTCTATGTCCTGCGCCAGGGCCGCCTGGCCGGCGCCTTCGACGCGCCGCTCGATCCCCCGGCCCTCCTCTCCACCATGTTCGGGGCCGAGACCGCCGCCCTGGCCGCGGCCGCGCCTCCGCCCGCCCCGGCCGTCCAGACCGGGGACGCGCCCCTGGTCCGCCTTTCCGACGTGGTCTTCGCCGACGAAAAGACCGTGCTCGACAGCCTGTCGCTGACCGTGCGGCCGGGCGAGATCGTGGGCCTGGCCGGCATCTCGGGCGGCGGCCAGGAGGCCTTTTTGCGCGGCCTGGCCGGCATCGCCCCGGCCATCGCCGGCCGCCTGGAAGTGGGCGGAGAGCCACTCACCGGCCGGCCCCACGAGCGGTTCCTGGCCGCCGGCATCCACTACCTGCCGGCCGCCCGGCTGGAGGAAGGGCTTTTCGGCGGCCTTTCCCTCCTGGACCACGTCCGGCTGGCCTTCCCGGACCGCCGCCGCGAGGCCGCGGCCATCTTCCGCGACCGGTGCGTCGGGCGCTTCCGCCTGACCGACACGCCAAACGCCCCGGCCGCCTCGCTGTCCGGCGGCAACCAGCAGCGCCTGCTCCTGTCGCTGATCCCCGACGCCACCCGGCTCCTTCTGGCCGACAACCCGACCCGGGGGCTCGACGCCGCCTCCATCGCCCAGATATGGGACCATTTCCGCGACCGGGCCGCGGCCGGGGCGGCGGTGGTTTTTTTCTCCGAGG encodes:
- a CDS encoding ABC transporter ATP-binding protein, which codes for MDVVLSRIVKRFGALTANDDVTVTLAAGRIHGILGENGAGKSTLMRVLCGVLAPDAGTITVDGRDYGRLSPETAGRLGIGMLTQDPLDFPPLTVWENFSLGGGPVVPRSQARERLAEACARMGFCLLPDATVSSLTVAERQQLELARLFDRDVRLLILDEPTTGISPAQKEALFDVLRRFVADGDRIVALVTHKLTEARELCDKVYVLRQGRLAGAFDAPLDPPALLSTMFGAETAALAAAAPPPAPAVQTGDAPLVRLSDVVFADEKTVLDSLSLTVRPGEIVGLAGISGGGQEAFLRGLAGIAPAIAGRLEVGGEPLTGRPHERFLAAGIHYLPAARLEEGLFGGLSLLDHVRLAFPDRRREAAAIFRDRCVGRFRLTDTPNAPAASLSGGNQQRLLLSLIPDATRLLLADNPTRGLDAASIAQIWDHFRDRAAAGAAVVFFSEDLDELLAHAGRVIVFYNRAVAAELAAGPFDAGAVGDLMTGRSVPAPSPSVEAA